The genomic region ACCAGATGAGATAAATCGTCCATTGATGTGGAAAAAATTGGGCGAAAGAGGTGTAGAGGCGACCAACGGCTTCAGAGATTTCAAAGTATCCACCAAATTGCTCGGCGGTGATATGTTCTATAAACCTTTTCCATGTATCCGGGTCTCCCATGTTAACAAGCGGATTAACTATTGCCCGCAAAGGAAGATAGAGATATAAGAAAAGAGGGGAAATGAAACAGCAAAGAAGTTTGACTGAGGAATGAAGGGTGATGAGTGATGAATATCTACATTTATAACATTCAGTCAGGATAAAAAATATGCTTGCTGGAATTAGGTAGATAGTTTGCATGTGGTGGGTAAAGGATAACCCGAGAGTGAAGGCGAAGAGATAGAGTAAGCGTTGAGCCTTGAGCTCGGAGCGTGGAGTATTTTTCTCTGTGCTTTGTGCTCCACGCTCCGTGCTCAGTACTTCTGCCCATTTTAGTAAGATGAAGATTATGAAGGTGACAAACAAGGCGTTGAGTGTGTATTTTTCAGCAATTACTGCTTGTTGCCAGAAGGTAGAGGCAAAGGTAAGCATTAATGCTCCAACTATCGCCGGAATGAGACTAAAAATAGAAACGGAGAAAGGGAGAATTGGAGAATCGGAGAAAACTTTTTTTACTGTCCACTGTTTACTGGTTACTGCCAACTTTAAAATGATAAAATACACCATCATACAAGATAAACCCGCACATAGAGCCGAGAGCATATTCATCCGATAGGCAATATTACCTATCGGTAGAATAGTCATCCATAGTTTTCCAAGTAAACAATAGAGTGGATAACCAGGTGGATGTGGAATACCCAGAAGATATGCACAGCTAATTAATTCACCAGTATCCTGAAGTGCCACATCCGGGGTAAGGGTTTTTAAATAGGTAAAAAAGGAGAGTAAAAATACAAGAATTCCGCCTATCTGCCCATAATCTGGTTTAATATTCTTCTTTTTTAGTTTCCTCTTTCCCATATTTTAAAATATTATCAGAGGAATTCACTCTTGTCAAATCTTTTTTTGGTAAGCGTTCAGCCACAGAGGCACAGAGTTCACAGAGAATTAAGGAAATTAACCACAAATGGATACGAATTAACCTCTCACATCCCATAAATGTAGT from bacterium harbors:
- a CDS encoding DUF2723 domain-containing protein yields the protein MGKRKLKKKNIKPDYGQIGGILVFLLSFFTYLKTLTPDVALQDTGELISCAYLLGIPHPPGYPLYCLLGKLWMTILPIGNIAYRMNMLSALCAGLSCMMVYFIILKLAVTSKQWTVKKVFSDSPILPFSVSIFSLIPAIVGALMLTFASTFWQQAVIAEKYTLNALFVTFIIFILLKWAEVLSTERGAQSTEKNTPRSELKAQRLLYLFAFTLGLSFTHHMQTIYLIPASIFFILTECYKCRYSSLITLHSSVKLLCCFISPLFLYLYLPLRAIVNPLVNMGDPDTWKRFIEHITAEQFGGYFEISEAVGRLYTSFAQFFPHQWTIYLIWFGLIGGFFLCKYSMRLFVFLSLILITNILYSLFYNIPNIQDYYLPAFIVFAIWMGVGVQYLLLWLMKSNKKNTGIIYFLFLSLPIIPLTTNYPESNRSQYYFASDLLRNILTPMEEKSIIFLETDDTAYPLWYSHYVEQRHPKAVFIDVPFLAVHYDWYVQTWKDKYPDLAFTFEIQDMLGVKMRQLEEIRIKRIYNIITNNINSHTIYKIYDSAMATNYSLVPQGIFCKLLEKDVPVEKFKKELDKNKGFLCRGAVDKRIFKDERTQSLISIYPQSYYNIGSFYYMLKMYDQAIEKFKQALEIDPDYSKARHGIEIAYKYKS